A single window of Streptomyces aquilus DNA harbors:
- the fxsT gene encoding FxSxx-COOH system tetratricopeptide repeat protein — protein MSDTVWFISHAGADRAWAEWAAWQLLDAGHEVELDCWDWGAGDSFIAKMNSALERGRMLALYSPAYFDPERFTTLEWEAMLAMRERITPVRIAETAPPPVLRPLIAADLFGLHEQDAREVLLRAVKGPTRPDRAPSRPPGMLSRIGGTGPRLPGSLPRVRNLPARNAAFTGRDSLLVHLREALAAEQRVAVQALHGRGGVGKTQLALEYAYRFAGEYEYAWWIAAEDPALIPGQLAGLAARMNVVSAGAPPADAVELLLGELGAMSRWLLVFDNAEEPTALAPFLPGGPGHVLITSRNPNWRARAVPVDVDTLTRTESVALLREQGARVSDAEAGRLARLLDDLPLALVQAAALLRRGLSAADLEAELARSMREVLEEGCPDDYPVSLAAQVRLTLTRLDTDQPAAAAVLTALALLAPEPFPLTSCAGRLPEQTSPLLKEALPSRLGAGGVVEAIARHSLARTQNGTVQLHRLTQAVVADQLTPPQRQDAVRHAEALLTAAYPGTPADPRWWPAWEVLLPHALAVDPACLTTSWGRYVVLQACWYLMDRGQAHPARERLQRLYDTCLEQLGPDDDDTLRAAHNLARAYDDTQEHERARALDEETLARRRRLHGDHDPDTLNSARNLAVRLWSLGQHEEALILDEKTLEARRRVRGADHPETLRTATGLAVELADAGRVEEALALEEETLGVQRRVLGVEHPDTLVTASNLAVRLAGVGRVEEALALCEETLGVRRRVLGAEHPDTLATASNLANRLADVGRLEEAVTLCEETVGVQRRVLGPEHPDTLRTASNLAVRLAGVGRVEEALALGEETLGVQRRVLGAEHPGTLLTASNLANRLADVGRVEEALALCEETLGVRRRVLGVEHPDTLRTANNLAVSLRDAGRVEEALALGEETLEVRRRVLGEDDVETRRTARWLEELRRERGE, from the coding sequence ATGTCGGACACGGTTTGGTTCATCAGCCATGCGGGTGCGGACAGAGCCTGGGCGGAGTGGGCCGCCTGGCAACTCCTGGACGCCGGCCATGAGGTGGAGCTGGACTGCTGGGACTGGGGTGCGGGGGACAGTTTCATCGCCAAGATGAACTCGGCTCTCGAACGAGGCCGGATGTTGGCCCTGTACTCTCCGGCCTACTTCGATCCCGAGCGCTTCACCACCCTTGAGTGGGAAGCGATGCTGGCGATGCGGGAGAGGATCACACCGGTGCGCATCGCTGAGACGGCGCCGCCCCCGGTCCTGCGTCCGCTGATCGCCGCGGACTTGTTCGGTCTGCATGAGCAGGATGCGCGTGAGGTGTTGCTCCGGGCAGTGAAGGGCCCCACCCGACCTGATCGCGCTCCGAGCCGGCCGCCGGGGATGCTGTCGAGGATCGGCGGCACCGGGCCGCGGCTGCCGGGGAGTCTGCCGCGGGTGCGGAATCTGCCTGCTCGCAACGCGGCCTTCACCGGCCGCGACAGCCTCCTGGTCCACCTGCGCGAAGCGCTGGCCGCCGAGCAGCGGGTGGCGGTGCAGGCGCTGCACGGCCGCGGCGGGGTCGGCAAGACGCAGCTCGCGTTGGAGTACGCCTACCGGTTCGCCGGCGAGTACGAGTACGCCTGGTGGATCGCAGCGGAGGATCCTGCCCTGATCCCTGGTCAGCTGGCTGGGCTTGCCGCCCGCATGAATGTCGTGTCCGCGGGTGCGCCGCCGGCCGACGCGGTGGAGTTGTTGTTGGGCGAGTTGGGGGCGATGTCGCGCTGGCTGCTGGTGTTCGACAACGCCGAAGAGCCCACCGCCCTGGCCCCGTTCCTGCCGGGCGGGCCGGGGCATGTACTGATCACCTCCCGGAACCCGAACTGGCGCGCCCGAGCTGTCCCTGTCGACGTCGACACCCTCACCCGCACCGAGTCGGTCGCCCTGCTGCGCGAGCAAGGGGCGAGGGTGTCCGATGCCGAAGCCGGCCGCCTCGCCCGCCTCCTGGACGATCTGCCGTTGGCGCTTGTACAGGCGGCGGCCCTGCTCAGGCGGGGGCTGTCGGCGGCGGACCTGGAGGCCGAGCTGGCCCGGAGCATGCGGGAGGTGCTGGAGGAGGGGTGCCCGGATGACTATCCGGTGTCGCTGGCCGCGCAGGTCCGCCTCACCCTCACCCGCCTGGACACCGACCAGCCGGCCGCGGCCGCGGTCCTGACGGCGCTGGCGCTGCTGGCTCCCGAACCCTTCCCCCTGACCTCCTGCGCCGGCCGACTGCCCGAGCAGACCTCGCCGCTGCTGAAAGAAGCGCTGCCATCGCGGTTGGGCGCTGGTGGTGTGGTGGAGGCGATCGCCCGGCACAGCCTGGCCCGTACCCAGAACGGCACCGTGCAGCTGCACCGCCTGACCCAGGCGGTCGTGGCCGACCAGCTCACCCCGCCCCAGCGCCAGGACGCGGTGCGCCATGCCGAAGCCCTCCTGACCGCCGCCTACCCCGGCACCCCGGCTGATCCGCGGTGGTGGCCTGCCTGGGAGGTCCTGCTCCCGCATGCCCTGGCCGTCGACCCCGCCTGCCTGACCACCAGCTGGGGCCGGTACGTGGTGCTTCAGGCGTGCTGGTATCTGATGGATCGCGGGCAGGCCCATCCGGCCCGTGAGCGCCTGCAACGCCTGTACGACACCTGCCTGGAGCAGTTGGGCCCCGACGACGATGACACCCTGCGAGCCGCCCACAATTTGGCCCGCGCCTATGACGACACCCAGGAGCATGAGCGCGCCCGCGCCCTGGACGAAGAGACCCTCGCCCGCCGCCGACGCCTCCACGGCGACCACGACCCCGACACCCTGAACAGTGCCCGCAACCTTGCCGTTCGGCTGTGGTCGCTGGGACAGCACGAGGAAGCCCTCATCCTGGACGAGAAGACGCTGGAGGCACGGCGCCGGGTACGGGGAGCGGATCACCCGGAGACGCTGCGCACGGCGACCGGACTGGCCGTCGAGCTGGCGGATGCAGGTCGGGTGGAGGAGGCGCTGGCCCTGGAGGAGGAAACCCTGGGGGTGCAGCGTCGGGTGCTGGGTGTGGAGCATCCGGACACGCTGGTCACCGCGTCGAACCTGGCGGTCCGTCTGGCGGGTGTGGGTCGGGTGGAGGAGGCGCTCGCGCTGTGTGAGGAGACGTTGGGGGTGCGGCGTCGGGTGTTGGGTGCGGAGCATCCGGACACGCTGGCCACGGCGTCGAACCTGGCGAACCGGCTGGCGGATGTGGGTCGGCTGGAGGAGGCGGTGACCCTGTGCGAGGAGACGGTGGGGGTGCAGCGTCGGGTGCTGGGTCCGGAGCATCCGGACACGCTGCGTACGGCGTCGAACCTGGCGGTCCGTCTGGCGGGTGTGGGCCGGGTGGAGGAGGCGCTTGCCCTGGGAGAGGAGACATTGGGGGTGCAGCGTCGGGTGCTGGGTGCGGAGCATCCGGGCACGCTGCTCACGGCGTCGAACCTGGCGAATCGGCTTGCGGATGTGGGTCGGGTGGAGGAGGCGCTCGCCCTGTGTGAGGAGACGTTGGGAGTGCGGCGTCGGGTGTTGGGTGTGGAGCATCCGGACACGCTGCGCACGGCGAACAATCTGGCTGTGTCCCTGCGGGATGCGGGCCGGGTGGAGGAGGCGCTCGCCCTGGGAGAGGAGACGTTGGAGGTGCGGCGTCGGGTGTTGGGTGAGGATGACGTTGAGACCCGTCGTACAGCCCGCTGGCTGGAGGAGCTGCGAAGGGAGCGGGGAGAGTAG
- a CDS encoding type 1 glutamine amidotransferase domain-containing protein, whose translation MSKRILNVVTNVGHYDDPSHTTGLWLSELTHAWHVFEEHGYEQTLVSPAGGAVPLEPRALKFPNYDKTAKTWRADPRKMAMLENTASPDQIDPSDYDAIYFTGGHAVMYDFPDSEGLQRITREIYERGGIVSAVCHGYCGLLNTRLSDGSYLIAGRKMTGFAWTEEVLARVDRLVPYNAEEMAKQRGALYEKATLPFVSYVVTDGNLVTGQNPGSAKATAKQVVQAIEGNASKEQG comes from the coding sequence ATGTCCAAGCGCATCCTCAACGTCGTCACCAACGTCGGCCACTACGACGACCCCTCCCACACCACCGGCCTGTGGCTCTCCGAGCTCACGCACGCCTGGCACGTCTTCGAGGAACACGGCTACGAGCAGACGCTCGTCAGCCCAGCCGGCGGCGCGGTGCCTCTCGAACCGCGTGCGCTGAAGTTCCCCAACTACGACAAGACCGCCAAGACCTGGCGCGCCGACCCCAGGAAGATGGCGATGCTCGAGAACACGGCGAGCCCGGACCAGATCGACCCCTCCGATTACGACGCGATCTACTTCACCGGCGGTCACGCGGTGATGTACGACTTCCCCGACAGCGAGGGCCTGCAGCGCATCACCCGCGAGATCTACGAGCGCGGCGGCATCGTCTCCGCGGTCTGCCATGGCTACTGCGGCCTGCTCAACACCCGGCTCTCCGACGGCTCCTACCTCATCGCCGGCCGCAAGATGACGGGATTCGCCTGGACCGAGGAGGTCCTCGCCCGCGTCGACAGACTGGTCCCCTACAACGCCGAGGAGATGGCCAAGCAGCGCGGCGCGCTCTACGAGAAGGCGACACTGCCGTTCGTCTCCTACGTCGTGACCGACGGCAACCTCGTCACCGGCCAGAACCCGGGCTCGGCCAAGGCGACAGCGAAGCAGGTCGTCCAAGCCATCGAGGGCAACGCGTCGAAGGAGCAAGGCTGA
- a CDS encoding succinic semialdehyde dehydrogenase, protein MTTTRVAAALPTSLTPARLARLAALVAAGAPAQRVTTTSPYTGASLADLPVSTPGDVEDAFARARAAQAGWAATPVADRKRIMLRFHDLVLQRQEEALDLMQAESGKTRRDAFLEVSDIAITARYYARSAQRLLSPKRRKGAIPVLTHTTELRHPKGVVTVISPWNYPLSMAAGDAIPALMAGNAVVQKPDTQTALTALWALALMREAGLPTDVWQMVIGRGSSIGDALMAGGDYMMFTGSTASGRQIARNAGERLIGASLELGGKNAMVVLADADVEKAAAGAVAACFPSAGQLCVSIERLYVADEIHDAFVTAFVERVRAMRLGAAYDFSMDMGSLTTPSQLKTVSSHVDDAVAKGATVLAGGKARPDLGPLFYEPTILADVTPEMTLFDHETFGPVASIYRYRSVDEAVAMANATPYGLNGSVWGRNGAEARKVAARLHAGTVNVNEAFAAAWGSIDAPMGGMGDSGLGRRHGGDGLLKYTEAQTVAHQRLQGFTPPGRVEHEQWARVLTRAFKTLRALGVR, encoded by the coding sequence ATGACCACCACGCGCGTCGCGGCCGCCCTCCCGACATCGCTGACCCCTGCCCGACTCGCCCGTCTGGCCGCTCTGGTGGCCGCCGGTGCTCCCGCCCAGCGGGTCACCACAACCTCGCCGTACACCGGCGCATCCCTCGCGGACCTGCCGGTCTCCACCCCCGGCGACGTCGAGGATGCCTTCGCCCGGGCACGCGCCGCCCAGGCCGGCTGGGCCGCCACCCCGGTGGCCGACCGCAAGCGCATCATGTTGCGCTTCCACGACCTCGTCCTCCAGCGGCAGGAGGAAGCCCTCGACCTGATGCAGGCCGAGAGCGGCAAGACCCGTCGCGACGCGTTCCTCGAGGTCAGCGACATCGCGATCACCGCCCGCTATTACGCGCGCAGCGCACAGCGGCTGCTGTCACCCAAGCGCCGCAAAGGCGCGATCCCTGTGCTGACCCACACCACCGAGCTGCGCCACCCCAAGGGCGTCGTCACCGTCATCTCGCCCTGGAACTACCCACTCAGCATGGCCGCAGGCGACGCCATCCCGGCCCTGATGGCCGGCAACGCCGTCGTACAGAAGCCCGACACCCAGACCGCGCTGACCGCGCTGTGGGCGCTGGCCCTGATGCGCGAGGCCGGACTGCCGACCGACGTCTGGCAGATGGTGATCGGCCGTGGCAGTTCCATCGGAGACGCGCTCATGGCCGGCGGGGACTACATGATGTTCACCGGCTCCACTGCCAGTGGGCGCCAGATCGCGCGCAACGCGGGTGAACGGCTGATCGGCGCGTCCCTGGAGCTCGGCGGCAAGAACGCCATGGTCGTCCTCGCCGACGCCGATGTCGAGAAGGCGGCCGCCGGCGCGGTCGCCGCTTGTTTCCCCTCGGCCGGGCAGCTGTGCGTGTCCATCGAGCGGCTCTACGTCGCCGATGAGATCCACGACGCGTTCGTCACCGCGTTCGTCGAACGCGTCCGGGCCATGCGCCTGGGTGCGGCCTACGACTTCTCGATGGACATGGGCTCGCTCACCACCCCCTCGCAGCTCAAGACCGTCAGCTCGCACGTCGATGACGCGGTGGCGAAAGGCGCGACCGTGCTGGCCGGAGGCAAGGCCCGACCCGACCTCGGACCACTGTTTTACGAGCCGACGATCCTGGCAGATGTGACCCCGGAGATGACTCTGTTCGACCACGAGACGTTCGGCCCCGTGGCGTCGATCTACCGCTACCGGTCGGTCGACGAGGCGGTGGCGATGGCCAACGCCACGCCGTACGGCCTCAACGGCAGCGTCTGGGGCCGCAACGGCGCCGAGGCGCGCAAAGTCGCGGCACGGCTGCACGCCGGCACCGTCAACGTCAACGAGGCGTTCGCCGCCGCCTGGGGCAGCATCGACGCCCCCATGGGCGGCATGGGCGACTCAGGCCTCGGCCGTCGTCACGGCGGCGACGGGCTGCTGAAGTACACCGAAGCCCAGACCGTCGCCCACCAGCGCCTCCAGGGCTTCACCCCGCCCGGCAGAGTCGAGCACGAGCAGTGGGCGCGGGTCCTGACCCGGGCGTTCAAGACCCTGCGTGCCCTGGGCGTCCGCTGA
- a CDS encoding acetoacetate decarboxylase family protein, which translates to MTPNGKLTDRTVEVDLGGRLVTVPQGGLYDRFRMDTDLDEVERDPRVSSTDFFRRIPKSRVDSRIGPTLTPNFYYRISTTRLTMLAPTKAIRARLPQELDPLEIAPGLGIVSVMAFRYDVCDIDFYTEAAVGIAVKPARHGALGLLDLVTGLKNDSLHSYVLSLPVNTEIAQVRGHDGYGFPKWVTELDVDIDTKRTSTRVANDHGGLDLALSAPTPKQTARPTGAHVSTLTSYTTIDGAWHSTTSQINMLSSGTTRFPRGLDLQLGEGRMSDDLRSLKPNRTIQLDVTTEGQLALHMPVPTSIQDRS; encoded by the coding sequence ATGACACCGAACGGCAAGCTGACCGACCGGACCGTAGAGGTCGATCTCGGAGGGCGTCTCGTCACCGTCCCCCAAGGCGGCCTCTATGACCGGTTCCGCATGGACACCGACCTCGACGAGGTCGAGCGGGACCCGCGGGTCAGCAGCACCGACTTCTTCCGCCGGATACCGAAGAGCCGCGTGGACTCCCGCATCGGGCCCACACTGACGCCGAACTTCTACTACCGCATCTCCACGACCCGGCTCACGATGCTCGCGCCGACCAAGGCGATCCGGGCCCGCCTGCCCCAGGAGCTGGACCCGCTCGAGATCGCCCCGGGGCTCGGGATCGTCTCCGTGATGGCCTTTCGGTACGACGTGTGCGACATCGACTTCTATACCGAGGCCGCCGTCGGCATCGCCGTGAAACCGGCACGGCACGGTGCGCTGGGCCTGCTCGACCTGGTCACCGGACTCAAGAACGACTCCCTGCACTCCTACGTCCTCTCGCTCCCGGTCAACACCGAGATCGCGCAGGTGCGCGGCCACGACGGCTACGGGTTCCCCAAGTGGGTCACCGAGCTCGATGTCGACATCGACACCAAGCGCACCTCCACCAGGGTCGCCAACGACCACGGCGGCCTCGACCTCGCCCTGTCGGCGCCCACCCCGAAGCAGACCGCCCGGCCCACCGGCGCACACGTCTCAACCCTGACCTCCTACACCACGATCGACGGCGCCTGGCACTCCACGACCAGCCAGATCAACATGCTCTCCTCGGGCACCACGCGCTTCCCCCGCGGCCTGGACCTGCAGCTCGGCGAGGGCCGGATGAGCGACGACCTGCGCTCGCTGAAGCCGAACCGGACGATCCAGCTCGACGTCACCACCGAGGGCCAGCTGGCACTGCACATGCCGGTACCCACCTCCATCCAGGACAGGAGCTGA